One Vibrio sp. CDRSL-10 TSBA genomic region harbors:
- a CDS encoding DTW domain-containing protein translates to MSRYCSRCGKAHKACICAAIVPIDSQVELIILQHPTEEHRAMGTARILSLSLANCRLLVGEDFRQHEELNRLLADTSVQHFVLYPSEQSQSSEQLSLEAERPIRVIVLDGTWKKAFKMWQVNTQLHHLPALHLPKDLKGNYRIRKAPSENALSTVEAGYHLLQSLQPEQDFSPLMSAFDTMIDYQIQQMPPGVFERNYLNKE, encoded by the coding sequence ATGTCCCGTTATTGTTCCCGGTGCGGTAAAGCACATAAAGCCTGTATCTGCGCTGCGATAGTGCCGATCGATTCACAGGTGGAGCTTATCATTCTTCAGCATCCGACAGAAGAACATCGCGCCATGGGTACCGCGCGTATCCTCAGTCTGTCGCTGGCGAACTGCCGCCTGCTGGTTGGTGAAGATTTCCGTCAGCATGAGGAACTCAATCGTCTGCTGGCTGACACCAGCGTGCAGCATTTTGTGTTGTATCCGAGTGAGCAGTCGCAATCCAGCGAACAACTTAGTTTAGAAGCCGAGCGGCCGATACGGGTGATTGTGCTGGATGGTACCTGGAAAAAAGCCTTTAAGATGTGGCAGGTTAACACCCAGCTTCATCACTTACCCGCCTTGCATCTGCCCAAAGATCTCAAGGGCAACTACCGGATTCGTAAAGCGCCGAGTGAGAATGCGTTATCAACCGTGGAAGCGGGCTATCATTTGCTGCAGAGCCTGCAACCTGAACAGGACTTTTCGCCGCTGATGTCGGCATTTGATACCATGATCGACTACCAGATTCAGCAAATGCCGCCCGGTGTGTTTGAGCGTAATTACCTCAATAAGGAATAA
- the rrtA gene encoding rhombosortase — protein MNLYLWLVIISMVCVGLQFEPLSSAAAWQLNAIQHGQWWRILTGNFTHTNFAHLAMNLAGLWLISYIFKPTVQLLLPTLVLISLWVGIAVLMTDMSSYVGLSGTLHGLFACCALQEARQGRRSSWLLVAGVIAKVVWEQCYGSSLGTEALIQARVATEAHLAGVLGGLLLALSTKKTLRMP, from the coding sequence GTGAATTTATACCTGTGGCTAGTCATAATCAGTATGGTCTGTGTCGGACTGCAGTTCGAACCGCTCTCCTCTGCCGCAGCCTGGCAGTTAAACGCCATTCAACACGGCCAATGGTGGCGCATCCTAACAGGAAACTTCACCCATACCAACTTTGCTCATCTGGCGATGAATCTGGCCGGGTTATGGCTCATCAGCTATATCTTCAAGCCCACAGTCCAGCTATTACTGCCCACCCTTGTGCTTATCAGCCTCTGGGTCGGTATTGCGGTATTAATGACAGACATGAGTTCCTACGTCGGTCTGTCCGGCACCCTGCACGGACTGTTTGCCTGTTGCGCTCTGCAAGAAGCCAGGCAGGGACGGCGCAGCAGTTGGCTGCTGGTTGCCGGCGTGATCGCCAAAGTGGTCTGGGAGCAGTGCTACGGCAGTTCACTCGGCACTGAAGCCCTGATCCAAGCCCGGGTAGCAACCGAGGCGCACCTGGCTGGGGTACTGGGTGGCTTGCTGCTGGCGCTGAGTACTAAAAAAACGTTAAGAATGCCCTAA
- a CDS encoding bifunctional diaminohydroxyphosphoribosylaminopyrimidine deaminase/5-amino-6-(5-phosphoribosylamino)uracil reductase RibD produces MHTSDKQRIFMQRALAISQLALPQCRPNPPVGCVLVRNGEIIAEGFTQAVGDNHAEVEALNQLRGSREGVTAYVTLEPCSFVGRTPACAVTLVNSGIRHIVVAMLDPDPRNNGMGIEMLKNAGITVEVGMCGEEVSTFLSPYLGHS; encoded by the coding sequence ATGCACACTTCAGACAAACAACGAATATTTATGCAAAGAGCATTAGCCATCTCACAACTGGCATTGCCTCAATGCAGACCCAATCCACCGGTAGGCTGTGTTTTAGTCAGAAATGGCGAAATTATTGCTGAAGGATTTACTCAGGCTGTTGGTGATAATCATGCAGAAGTTGAGGCTCTCAATCAACTAAGGGGCAGTCGTGAAGGCGTAACCGCTTATGTAACTCTGGAGCCATGTTCGTTTGTTGGCAGAACACCGGCTTGTGCGGTGACTCTGGTGAATAGCGGAATTCGGCACATTGTGGTTGCAATGTTAGATCCGGACCCGCGAAATAATGGCATGGGTATTGAGATGCTGAAAAATGCCGGGATCACTGTAGAGGTCGGGATGTGCGGTGAAGAAGTCAGTACTTTCTTGTCACCTTATTTAGGGCATTCTTAA
- a CDS encoding LysR substrate-binding domain-containing protein, whose translation MKCWPETQGGTRLRRDELVWIGSKDHFVHTHEVLPLVVFYEGCQHRQYACSALEKARMPYRIAFTSQSRSGVLAAVRAGVGIAVMPYHTLEDDLVILSDLPELPDMEVTLFTSPKINEATRRLEQIIINSPVFNPAVVEVG comes from the coding sequence TTGAAATGCTGGCCGGAAACGCAAGGCGGAACCCGGCTGCGGCGTGATGAATTAGTCTGGATTGGCTCGAAAGATCACTTTGTCCATACCCATGAAGTGCTGCCGCTGGTGGTGTTTTATGAAGGTTGTCAGCATCGTCAATATGCCTGTTCTGCGCTGGAAAAAGCCAGAATGCCTTATAGGATTGCGTTTACCAGTCAAAGCCGCTCTGGTGTTCTGGCGGCGGTACGTGCCGGAGTAGGGATTGCCGTGATGCCTTATCATACACTGGAAGACGATCTGGTGATTTTAAGCGACCTGCCGGAGCTGCCGGATATGGAAGTGACCCTGTTTACTTCACCTAAAATCAATGAAGCGACACGCCGTCTGGAGCAGATCATTATTAACAGTCCGGTGTTTAACCCGGCAGTGGTGGAAGTGGGTTAG
- a CDS encoding LysR family transcriptional regulator, whose translation MHDLPINLLRTFMMVADTLNLTEAARLLHKAPSTVSMQLNRLEDLVANPLMERGQHGVRLTAAGMQLKTHAQQLLNLHDQIVGSFLNMDIDGVVRLGTHDQYASQTLAPILQDFILSYPEAELEAFCDYRPDHLVDLLDKGKLDIALVEMLAGNARRNPAAA comes from the coding sequence ATGCATGACTTACCTATAAACCTGCTGCGTACTTTTATGATGGTGGCAGACACACTGAATCTTACCGAGGCGGCTAGGTTATTACACAAGGCTCCGTCTACGGTGAGTATGCAACTCAACCGTCTGGAAGACCTGGTAGCCAATCCGCTGATGGAGCGCGGCCAGCACGGCGTGCGCCTGACTGCGGCAGGCATGCAGCTCAAAACCCATGCTCAGCAATTGCTTAATCTGCACGATCAAATTGTCGGCTCTTTCCTTAATATGGATATTGACGGGGTAGTGCGGTTGGGAACGCATGACCAGTATGCCAGCCAGACACTGGCCCCGATTCTGCAGGACTTTATCCTCAGTTATCCGGAGGCCGAACTGGAAGCTTTCTGCGACTACCGTCCCGATCATCTGGTTGACTTACTGGATAAAGGTAAGCTCGATATCGCGTTAGTTGAAATGCTGGCCGGAAACGCAAGGCGGAACCCGGCTGCGGCGTGA